A genomic stretch from Catenulispora sp. GP43 includes:
- a CDS encoding SDR family NAD(P)-dependent oxidoreductase, whose translation MTEGAVLLLGGRSEIGLKVAERLAAGRTVVLAARRSDDLAAEAARVKAAGAADVRCVEFDADEVAAHPELMGKLFADAGPAGVAVVVVAFGILGDQELAERDPAHAVQVVHTDYVAQISVLTVLAPLLEAQGRGDLVVFSSVAGLRVRRANYVYGSAKAGLDGFASGLGDRLHGTGVHLLLVRSGFVIGRMTEGMSPAPLSSTPDQVADAVVKALRKRRIRVWVPWALRPAYFVARLVPQALWRRMPR comes from the coding sequence ATGACGGAAGGCGCCGTGCTCCTGCTCGGCGGGCGCAGCGAGATCGGGCTGAAGGTCGCCGAGCGGCTGGCCGCCGGGCGGACCGTGGTCCTGGCCGCGCGGCGCAGCGATGACCTGGCGGCCGAGGCGGCGCGGGTGAAGGCGGCTGGGGCGGCGGACGTGCGCTGCGTCGAGTTCGACGCCGACGAGGTCGCCGCGCACCCGGAGCTGATGGGCAAGCTCTTCGCCGACGCCGGCCCGGCCGGGGTCGCCGTGGTGGTCGTCGCCTTCGGCATCCTCGGCGACCAGGAACTCGCCGAGCGGGACCCGGCGCACGCCGTGCAGGTCGTGCACACCGACTACGTGGCGCAGATCAGCGTCCTGACCGTCCTGGCCCCGCTGCTGGAGGCCCAGGGCCGCGGCGACCTGGTGGTCTTCTCCTCGGTCGCGGGCCTGCGGGTGCGCCGCGCCAACTACGTCTACGGCTCGGCCAAGGCCGGCCTGGACGGCTTCGCCAGCGGCCTCGGCGACCGGCTCCACGGCACCGGCGTCCACCTGCTGCTGGTCCGCTCGGGCTTCGTCATCGGCCGGATGACCGAGGGCATGAGCCCGGCGCCGCTGTCCAGCACCCCGGACCAGGTCGCCGACGCGGTGGTCAAGGCGCTGCGCAAGCGCCGGATCCGGGTCTGGGTGCCCTGGGCGCTGCGGCCGGCCTACTTCGTGGCCCGGCTGGTGCCGCAGGCGCTGTGGCGGCGGATGCCGCGCTAG
- a CDS encoding YciI family protein, whose amino-acid sequence MQYLVSVLCEGPAMASEEEQAAIDVFNDKLIADGHWVFAGGLGEPVNATVIDNRGAGEPIFTDGPYVESKEYLVGFWVIEAADLDVALKLAAEGSHACNRRVEVRPFL is encoded by the coding sequence ATGCAGTATCTGGTTTCCGTGCTCTGCGAAGGCCCCGCCATGGCCTCGGAGGAGGAGCAGGCGGCGATCGACGTGTTCAACGACAAGCTCATCGCCGACGGGCACTGGGTCTTCGCCGGGGGCCTGGGGGAGCCGGTCAACGCCACGGTGATCGACAACCGGGGCGCCGGGGAGCCGATCTTCACGGACGGGCCCTATGTGGAGTCGAAGGAGTACCTGGTCGGGTTCTGGGTGATCGAGGCCGCCGATCTGGACGTGGCGCTCAAGCTGGCCGCCGAGGGGTCGCACGCGTGCAACCGCCGGGTCGAGGTGCGGCCGTTCCTGTGA
- a CDS encoding RNA polymerase sigma factor: protein MKGSEAGSESESEVEGEAEVAAAVTRAHREEWARVVATLTRRFGDLDIAEEAAAEAFAAAVEHWPAQGVPPNPGGWLTTTAHRKAIDRIRREAKREDKHKEAQVLHHDDPPEPVGAIEDERLRLVFTCCHPALAMESRVALTLRMLGGLTVPEIARAFLAQQAAVGQRITRAKAKIKATRIPYRVPSAQDLPARVAGVLTVLFLVFNEGYLATGPDTDPIRQDLTAEAIRLTRLIHTLLPADGETTGLLALMLLIEARRPARVSATGELITLDEQDRGSWDRTLIAEGHGLVRERLATGVPPGRYQILAAINAVHTSARDARDTDWSQVVALYDQLVRIDPSPIVALNRAIAVAELDGAQVALAEVDRLTDRLDGYHAFHAARADLLRRVGRSGESRAAYDRAIELAGNSGERAHLVRRRDQLGSVGE, encoded by the coding sequence GTGAAGGGCAGTGAGGCCGGGTCCGAGTCCGAGTCCGAGGTCGAGGGCGAGGCCGAGGTCGCGGCGGCGGTCACCCGTGCCCACCGCGAGGAGTGGGCGCGCGTGGTCGCCACCCTGACCAGGCGCTTCGGCGACCTCGACATCGCCGAGGAGGCGGCCGCGGAGGCGTTCGCCGCGGCCGTCGAGCACTGGCCGGCCCAGGGCGTCCCGCCCAATCCCGGCGGCTGGCTGACCACGACCGCGCACCGCAAGGCCATCGACCGGATCCGGCGCGAGGCCAAACGCGAGGACAAGCACAAGGAGGCTCAGGTGCTCCACCACGACGACCCGCCCGAGCCGGTCGGCGCCATCGAGGACGAGCGGCTCCGGCTGGTCTTCACCTGCTGCCACCCGGCGCTGGCGATGGAGAGCCGGGTGGCCCTGACGCTGCGCATGCTCGGCGGCCTGACCGTCCCCGAGATCGCCCGCGCCTTCCTGGCCCAGCAGGCCGCGGTGGGGCAGCGCATCACCCGCGCGAAGGCCAAGATCAAGGCGACCCGCATCCCCTACCGCGTCCCGTCGGCGCAGGACCTGCCGGCCCGCGTGGCCGGCGTGCTGACGGTCCTGTTCCTGGTCTTCAACGAGGGCTACCTGGCCACCGGCCCCGACACCGACCCGATCCGCCAGGACCTGACCGCCGAGGCGATCCGCCTGACCCGCCTGATCCACACCCTGCTGCCCGCCGACGGCGAGACCACAGGCCTGCTGGCCCTGATGCTGCTCATCGAGGCCCGCCGCCCGGCCCGCGTCTCCGCCACCGGCGAACTGATCACCCTGGACGAACAGGACCGCGGATCCTGGGACAGGACCCTGATCGCCGAGGGCCACGGCCTGGTCCGCGAACGCCTGGCCACCGGCGTCCCCCCGGGCCGCTACCAGATCCTCGCGGCCATCAACGCGGTCCACACCTCCGCCCGCGACGCCCGCGACACGGACTGGTCGCAGGTGGTGGCCCTGTACGACCAACTGGTCCGCATCGATCCCTCACCGATCGTCGCCCTGAACCGCGCCATCGCGGTGGCGGAACTGGACGGGGCGCAGGTGGCGCTGGCGGAGGTCGACCGCCTCACGGACCGGCTGGACGGCTACCACGCGTTCCACGCGGCGCGCGCCGACCTGCTGCGCAGGGTGGGGCGGAGCGGGGAGTCGCGGGCGGCGTACGACCGGGCGATCGAGCTGGCGGGGAACTCGGGGGAGCGGGCGCATCTGGTGCGGCGGCGGGATCAGTTGGGGTCGGTTGGGGAGTGA
- a CDS encoding sigma-70 family RNA polymerase sigma factor, with the protein MTIVTNQPTAGSEMRVEDDFVRLADPFRPEILAHCYRMLGSIHDAEDLVQETYLRAWRSYEGFEGRASLRTWLYRIATNACLTALEHRARRPLPAGIGAPHTDPEGDLSAIPPEITWLQPFPDALLATEPAGVAGAVGADPASVVAARSGLRLALVAALQYLPPRQRAVLILRDVLGWRAAEVAALLDLTATAVNSLLKRARTRLAAVAPDAEQVAEPTQAPQREILDRWAKAFVEADVDTLMQLLTEDAVYEMPPQPMWFRGAPLLRRLLAFRLGMHGKHRKMIPMIANGQPAFAVYSGDDDRLLAAESVQVLTLRGDRIARVTTFRTPGLVAVAGFPMEMEMEPETEVEPELEA; encoded by the coding sequence ATGACCATCGTGACGAACCAACCGACGGCGGGGAGCGAGATGCGGGTCGAGGACGATTTCGTCCGGCTGGCCGACCCCTTCCGGCCGGAGATCCTGGCGCACTGCTATCGCATGCTCGGCTCCATCCATGACGCCGAGGACCTGGTCCAGGAGACGTACCTGCGGGCCTGGCGCTCCTACGAGGGCTTCGAGGGCCGCGCCTCGCTGCGCACGTGGCTGTACCGCATCGCCACCAACGCCTGCCTGACCGCGCTGGAGCACCGCGCCCGCCGCCCCCTGCCGGCCGGCATCGGAGCCCCGCACACCGACCCCGAGGGCGACCTGAGCGCCATCCCGCCGGAGATCACCTGGCTCCAGCCGTTCCCGGACGCCCTGCTCGCGACCGAGCCCGCCGGGGTGGCCGGCGCGGTCGGCGCGGACCCGGCCTCGGTCGTCGCCGCCCGCTCCGGCCTGCGCCTGGCCCTGGTCGCGGCCCTCCAGTACCTGCCGCCCCGCCAGCGCGCTGTGCTGATCCTGCGCGACGTGCTCGGCTGGCGCGCCGCGGAGGTCGCCGCGCTGCTGGACCTGACGGCCACCGCGGTCAACAGCCTGCTGAAGCGGGCCCGCACGCGCCTGGCAGCGGTCGCCCCGGACGCCGAGCAGGTCGCGGAGCCGACGCAGGCCCCCCAGCGCGAGATCCTGGACCGCTGGGCGAAGGCGTTCGTGGAGGCCGACGTCGACACCCTGATGCAGCTGCTGACCGAGGACGCGGTCTACGAGATGCCGCCGCAGCCGATGTGGTTCCGGGGCGCGCCGCTGCTCCGGCGGCTGCTCGCCTTCCGTCTCGGCATGCACGGCAAGCACCGCAAGATGATCCCCATGATCGCGAACGGCCAGCCCGCCTTCGCCGTCTACTCCGGCGACGACGACCGCCTGCTGGCCGCCGAATCGGTGCAGGTGCTGACCCTGCGCGGCGACCGGATCGCGCGGGTGACGACGTTCCGGACGCCGGGGCTCGTCGCGGTGGCGGGATTCCCGATGGAGATGGAGATGGAGCCGGAGACAGAAGTGGAACCGGAGCTCGAAGCCTGA
- a CDS encoding MFS transporter, whose product MTASQRWVLTLTSLAAFMIALDGTIVTTALTTIRKSLNTSVETLEWTVSAYILTFAVLMLTGSALGDRFGRRRVFVAGLALFTVSSAACGLSSSVGELIAARAVQGAGAAVVMPLAIAQLGAAFPPRERGRAMGVSAGIIGLATAGGPFVGGVVAQGLAWQWLFWVNVPVGVLVTAGVLLKMGETRGPQARLDLVGVVLTTGGVLGLVWALVRGNDAGWVSAETLGALAVGTVLTVAFVFWELRAPAPMVPLRFFTHRAFSAGNVASFTMTGAMYGQLYFLSQYYQTVLHYGPFGAGVRMMPFTATLLVFGPLSGRLADRLGERRLVSGGLAVQALGLAGIALLAGRHVSYPALIPALVVSGVGVSTAIPPTQKAVVSAVQPQQIGQASGVFSMLRQFGALFGTAVAVAVFAASGSYASPQKFTDGFSAAIGIGAGLAAIGAVAGLMLPRLRRVGAEAAASAEREVVAAG is encoded by the coding sequence ATGACGGCTTCGCAGCGGTGGGTCCTGACCCTCACCTCGCTGGCCGCGTTCATGATCGCCCTGGACGGCACCATCGTCACCACGGCCCTGACCACCATCCGCAAATCGCTGAACACCTCCGTGGAGACACTGGAGTGGACAGTCAGCGCCTATATCCTCACCTTCGCCGTGCTGATGCTCACCGGCTCGGCCCTCGGCGACCGCTTCGGCCGCCGCCGGGTCTTCGTGGCCGGGCTGGCGCTGTTCACGGTGTCCTCCGCGGCCTGCGGCCTGTCCTCGAGCGTCGGGGAGCTGATCGCGGCGCGCGCCGTGCAGGGCGCCGGCGCGGCGGTGGTCATGCCGCTCGCGATCGCTCAGCTCGGCGCCGCGTTCCCGCCGCGCGAGCGCGGCCGGGCCATGGGCGTCTCGGCCGGCATCATCGGCCTGGCCACGGCCGGCGGGCCGTTCGTCGGCGGCGTGGTGGCCCAGGGCCTGGCCTGGCAGTGGCTGTTCTGGGTCAACGTCCCGGTGGGGGTGCTGGTGACCGCCGGGGTGCTGCTGAAGATGGGCGAGACCCGCGGGCCGCAGGCCCGGCTGGACCTGGTCGGCGTCGTGCTCACCACCGGCGGGGTGCTGGGCCTGGTGTGGGCGCTGGTGCGGGGGAACGACGCCGGATGGGTGTCCGCGGAGACGCTGGGCGCACTGGCTGTCGGCACGGTGCTGACGGTCGCCTTCGTGTTCTGGGAACTGCGCGCCCCGGCCCCGATGGTGCCGCTGCGCTTCTTCACGCACCGCGCCTTCTCGGCGGGCAACGTCGCGAGCTTCACCATGACCGGCGCCATGTACGGGCAGCTGTACTTCCTGTCGCAGTACTACCAGACCGTCCTGCACTACGGCCCGTTCGGCGCGGGGGTCCGGATGATGCCGTTCACGGCGACGCTGCTGGTCTTCGGCCCGCTGTCCGGCCGCCTGGCGGACCGGCTGGGGGAGCGCCGCCTGGTGTCCGGCGGGCTCGCGGTGCAGGCGCTCGGCCTGGCCGGCATCGCGCTGCTCGCGGGACGGCACGTCTCCTACCCGGCGCTGATACCGGCGCTGGTAGTGAGCGGGGTCGGGGTGTCGACGGCGATTCCGCCGACGCAGAAGGCGGTGGTGAGCGCGGTGCAGCCGCAGCAGATCGGGCAGGCGTCGGGGGTGTTCAGCATGCTGCGACAGTTCGGGGCGCTGTTCGGCACCGCTGTGGCGGTGGCGGTCTTCGCGGCCTCCGGGAGCTACGCGAGCCCGCAGAAGTTCACGGACGGGTTCAGCGCGGCGATCGGGATCGGCGCCGGGCTGGCGGCGATCGGGGCGGTGGCGGGGTTGATGCTGCCGCGGCTGCGGCGGGTGGGGGCTGAGGCTGCTGCTTCGGCGGAGCGGGAGGTTGTCGCGGCGGGTTGA
- a CDS encoding WXG100 family type VII secretion target produces the protein MTAPSEKVTDFSQYSLAQLTAMLYASDPATGTTTAQTWDATGKMLHEQASNLEGRLRSFDGEWQGTASDEYKRMVTDLIGGLRKVAETSLQMRDLTYDAVDSLVAARAAMPAAVDVPVVPPTTLALATTPLSIDATTSPAAAAQMQSDQAKAVAAVQAQQSAISASNAAHAQAVAVMNTLADSYVVAQDRFPPTPGGATPTVNGTGPGNGLSTDATPVVLDANGVPVLLQNATQNQTPGGPNTPGQPDQASQSLFGDMFTVGLAAAAAAAGGKFATTTGLVGGTTGAAGMPIGNTTGSGQQNTPITGRLTPVANPNSTKNDANKGAAADAAGVLGSRYLASKLGGKFGGGGGGSIGGIGGADPSAAKAAADAAKNFTAAETGAVANDFAGGALGAGGAAAAAASRGGMMPMMPMSGMAGAGMGGDANRRIPAWLVETEDVWGASAPVSPGVIGGDL, from the coding sequence GTGACCGCGCCGTCAGAGAAAGTCACCGACTTCTCGCAGTACAGCCTGGCCCAACTGACCGCGATGCTCTACGCCAGCGACCCGGCCACCGGCACCACCACCGCCCAGACCTGGGACGCCACCGGCAAGATGCTGCACGAGCAGGCCTCGAACCTGGAGGGCCGGCTGCGCTCGTTCGACGGCGAGTGGCAGGGCACGGCCTCCGACGAGTACAAGCGGATGGTCACCGACCTGATCGGCGGCCTGCGCAAGGTCGCCGAGACCTCGCTGCAGATGCGCGACCTGACCTACGACGCCGTGGACTCGCTGGTCGCGGCGCGGGCCGCGATGCCGGCCGCGGTGGACGTCCCGGTCGTGCCGCCGACCACCCTGGCCCTGGCCACCACCCCGCTGTCGATCGACGCCACCACCTCGCCGGCCGCGGCCGCGCAGATGCAGTCCGACCAGGCCAAGGCGGTCGCGGCGGTGCAGGCGCAGCAGTCCGCGATCAGCGCCTCCAACGCCGCGCACGCGCAGGCCGTGGCCGTGATGAACACGCTGGCCGACAGCTACGTGGTCGCCCAGGACCGCTTCCCCCCGACGCCGGGCGGGGCCACCCCGACGGTGAACGGCACGGGCCCGGGCAACGGTCTGAGCACCGACGCCACACCGGTCGTGCTGGACGCCAACGGCGTCCCGGTACTGCTGCAGAACGCCACCCAGAACCAGACGCCCGGCGGGCCGAACACGCCCGGGCAGCCGGACCAGGCCTCGCAGTCCCTGTTCGGCGACATGTTCACGGTCGGCCTGGCGGCGGCCGCGGCGGCCGCCGGCGGGAAGTTCGCCACCACCACCGGCCTGGTCGGCGGCACCACCGGCGCCGCCGGGATGCCGATCGGCAACACCACCGGCTCCGGTCAGCAGAACACGCCGATCACCGGGCGTCTGACCCCCGTCGCGAACCCCAACAGCACCAAGAACGACGCGAACAAGGGCGCCGCGGCGGACGCCGCCGGCGTGCTCGGCTCGCGCTACCTGGCGAGCAAGCTCGGCGGGAAGTTCGGCGGCGGGGGCGGCGGCTCGATCGGCGGGATCGGCGGCGCCGACCCGTCGGCGGCCAAGGCCGCGGCGGACGCCGCGAAGAACTTCACCGCCGCGGAGACCGGCGCGGTGGCCAACGACTTCGCCGGCGGCGCGCTGGGCGCCGGCGGCGCGGCGGCGGCCGCGGCGAGCCGGGGCGGGATGATGCCGATGATGCCGATGAGCGGCATGGCCGGGGCCGGCATGGGGGGCGACGCCAACCGGCGGATCCCGGCGTGGCTGGTCGAGACCGAGGACGTGTGGGGCGCCAGCGCCCCGGTGTCCCCCGGCGTCATCGGCGGCGACCTGTAG
- a CDS encoding WXG100 family type VII secretion target, with amino-acid sequence MTADQISVNFGALQASAGSLSAKAAALTSYLEELLRTLQPMKQTWVESGSSAGVQADAAETKLRAATSDIIATINQFSAKVNEAHDLQYALEQQNTSYFA; translated from the coding sequence ATGACCGCCGACCAGATCAGCGTCAACTTCGGCGCGCTGCAGGCCAGCGCGGGCTCGCTGTCCGCCAAGGCCGCCGCGCTCACCTCGTACCTGGAGGAGCTGCTGCGCACGCTCCAGCCGATGAAGCAGACGTGGGTGGAGTCCGGCTCCTCCGCCGGTGTCCAGGCCGACGCGGCCGAGACCAAGCTGCGGGCCGCGACCTCCGACATCATCGCGACCATCAACCAGTTCTCGGCCAAGGTCAACGAGGCCCACGACCTGCAGTACGCGCTCGAGCAGCAGAACACGAGCTACTTCGCCTGA
- a CDS encoding WXG100 family type VII secretion target — protein sequence MAGPGFLSDAAAMTQAIQGFTECAANAKKTMSDLENDLTSTLAQYQGSQAIAFWNLHTELQEQMTVASREIDVMSDLVNKSFQNYGAGDSQVSDTLRSLAGSAGNSSATLSRLGGI from the coding sequence GTGGCCGGTCCCGGTTTCTTGAGCGACGCCGCTGCGATGACGCAGGCGATCCAGGGCTTCACGGAGTGCGCCGCTAACGCGAAGAAGACCATGTCCGACCTGGAGAACGACCTGACCTCGACGCTGGCCCAGTACCAGGGCAGCCAGGCCATCGCCTTCTGGAACCTGCACACCGAGCTGCAGGAGCAGATGACGGTCGCCTCGCGCGAGATCGACGTCATGTCGGACCTGGTGAACAAGAGCTTCCAGAACTACGGCGCGGGCGACTCCCAGGTGTCGGACACCCTGCGTTCGCTGGCCGGCAGCGCCGGCAACAGCAGCGCCACGCTGTCCCGCCTCGGCGGCATCTGA